CTTTTCTTCAGCGCGAAGCACCAGGAGGCGTTCAACCACCTCCTGTTCGGCATTCGCGAGCGGAAAGGCTTCATCGAGCTGACCGGCGAAGTCGGCGCGGGCAAGACAACGATTTGCCGGAAGCTGCTCGAAGAACTCGGCCCGACCTACAAAACCGCGCTCATCCTCAATCCGTGCCTGAGCAGTCATCAGTTGATCAAGACCGTCGCAATGGAGTTCGGCCTCAAGGCGCGGGGGATCGACCGCGTGGCTTATCTGCAGGCAATCAATGACTTTGTGCTCGTCGAGGTCAACCAGGGCCACGATGTGGTCCTGATCATCGACGAAGCACAGAATCTGACGGATGAATTACTCGAACAGGTCCGGCTCCTCTCCAACCTCGAGACCGATCGCCAAAAGCTGATGCAAATCGTCCTGATGGGGCAACCCGAGCTTCGCGAGAAATTGCAGCAGCCAAAACTGCGGCAACTCCGCCAGCGCATCACCGTGCGCTATCACCTCCGACCGCTCGACGCGACGGAGACAGCCAGTTACATCAATCATCGCCTCACACTCGCCGGCGCCAACGGCACACCGCGTTTCGATGAAGGCGCAGCCCGATTGGTCTTCAAGTATTCGGAAGGCATCCCGCGGCTGATCAATGCCGTCTGTGACAAGACCCTGCTGGCGGGCTTTGTGATGCAGACTGGCTTGATGACCCGGAAACTCGTGGACCTGGCGATCGATGAACTTCAAGGAGTAGCGGCGTGAGCTTGATCAACGAAGCCCTGAAGCGAACCCGCGACGCGGCGTCCACCGCGGCTGCGCTGTCCCCTGTCCCCGCGAGTTATCGCATCGAGAGTAAAGTTGAGTCGAGCGGCGCGAAAGGCAATTTTCTGGTTACGATCCTGGTCTCTGGCGTGATCCTTGTGACTGTCATTGTACTGGGGTCCCGCATTGCCGAACACGTACAAAATGTACAGGATGGTTTCGCTTCGAATTCGGATGCTCCCGTGGTGGAAAGGAAACCGACCCTGCGCGCGATCAAGCCGGCGACAGAGCCCGCGCCCATGCCGGAAGTATCACCAAGAGCTGAGATGACTCCGCCGTCCGCGCTCGCAACGACGACCGACACGAAGACTGCTGAGGACCAAATCGTCAACAAGCTCATGGAGCGGATCAAGGCTGAGCAAGTGGTGGCCTCCAAGAGCGGGCCTGCTGATCTGCCGAAGCTTGTTCTTCAGGGAATCACCTACGCGAAAGATGGCAGCGAGGCGATGATCAACAACCAGACCGTTCGTGAAGGCGACGACATCGAGGGCGCCCGCGTGGTCACGATTGAAAACCGCCGCGTGAAACTCGACCTCAACGGACGCGAAATCACGCTACGCCTGCCGTAGTCACTCTTCCGGCCGTCTCCCAAGTATCTCTCTCGCGGTTTCTCTGGCAAACGCCGCACCGCCTCCCTATATTCGCTGCGAAGATGAAACTTTTCCAATGGGGCTTGTTGCTACGCTATATGGTGTATGGCGTCTTGCCCCTCGTCATCGGCTTCATTTTCGTGGAGCGGCGGGTCGGCGAAGGCGCGGCGGGATATTTTTTCGTAGTGCTGGCGCTGGCGCTGCCGTTCGTCGCCGTTGGCTGGCTTGGCTGGCAGCATTTTCGTCATCGAAGGTAAAAGTAGGTTGCGGTGAAAGGACAGGGACCCATGGCCCGGATTGCTACGAGTGTCAGCTACAGTTTTACGATGCGCCTGCGCATCGTGAATAACCTGGGGATGTTCGCGAAGCTCTTGCACGTGATCGCGCGGCTGCAAGGCGATCCCGGCGCAGTGGACGTGGTGCGCGCGGACCGCAAATTCAAGGTGCGCGATCTCACGGTCAACGCCCGCGATGACGAACACGCCCAGGCCATCATCGAGGCGGTCAAACGCATCAAGGGCATCACGGTCATCAACGTCTCCGACCGCGTGTTCCTGATGCATCTTGGCGGCAAGATCCGCATCCAGAACAAAATCCCGCTGACCACGCGTGACGCGCTCTCGATGGCCTACACGCCCGGCGTTGCGCGCGTGTGCCTGGCCATCGCCGAAGATAAACGCAAAGCCAGCACACTCACGATTAAACATAATTCCGTCGCCGTCGTCAGCGATGGTTCCGCCGTCCTCGGCCTCGGCAACATCGGGCCGGAAGGCGCCATGCCCGTCATGGAGGGCAAGGCGATGCTCTTCAAGGAATTCGGCGATATCGATGCCTATCCGATCTGTCTTCAAACGCAGGACACGGAGGAAATCATCAGCGCCGTGAAATGGATTTCCACTGGGTTCGGCGGGATCAACCTCGAAGACATCAGCGCGCCGCGCTGTTTCGAGATCGAGGACCGCCTCAAGGAAGAACTCGATATCCCCGTGTTCCACGACGACCAGCACGGTACCGCCGTGGTTGTTCTCGCCGCCGCGCTGAACGCGCTGAAGGTGATCAAGAAGAAGATGAGCGAGATCAAAATCCTCATCGTTGGCGCGGGTGCCGCGGGCGTCGCCGTCACCAAAATGCTCCAGGCCGCCGGCGCTCGTCATATTATCTGTTGTGACCGCAAAGGCATCATCTGCCGCAAACGGCTTCCCGACCTTGATTTCAGCAAGACGTGGCTCGCGGAGCACACCAACGCGCGCAATGTCAGCGGTTCCGTTGAGGATGCGGCGCGCGGGGCGCATATGTTCATCGGCGTCAGCGGTCCCGGCGTTTTCACCGTCAAGGCGCTTAAGAAGATGGCGAAGGACGCCATTGTGTTCGCGCTCGCCAACCCAACGCCCGAAATCATGCCCGAGGATGCCGAGCCGTACGCGCGAATCATCGCTACGGGCCGTAGTGACTACTCAAACCAGATCAACAATGTTCTCGCGTTCCCCGGCATCTTCCGCGGCGCGCTTGATGCCCGCGCAACCGCCATCACCGAACCGATGAAGCTTGCCGCAGCCAAGGCCATCGCCGGGTGCATTACTTCGGACGAACTCAGCGAGGAATACATCATCCCCAGCGTGTTCAACAAACAGGTCGTGCGACGCGTCGCCCGCGCCGTTGAGCAGGCCGCCTACGCCAGCAACGTCGGGAAGAGGCCGAGGGCCTAGTCAGTCCGGCTGTTGGGACTTCGCCAGATGGCGCGCTTGTCGCGGCGGCGCATGGGGTACCGCGACGCCGCGTGTGCGGTCGCTGTCACGTTGCAGTGTGCTCTGGATATCCTCCTGCGGTAGGTCGATTTTTTCTATGAGATAGCGTGCGACCAGGTCGCGAAGCCGTTGCAACGCGATGCTGTGTGTCTGCCTGGTCTGCGCATAAAGCCAATCTGAGAAACGGATGAACCCTTGAAACGGTGAGCCTTCACGCCAGAGCAGGGGAGTCGTTTCCACGAAATTGCCGCTGTTGCCAATGAGATCCCAGTAGCGGGCGAAGCGGCGCAGGCGTTGCATCGTGAAAAAATCGATCAGCTTGGTTTGTAGAATCTCGTAGGGTGGTTCGGGACTGTACACCATGCCCCATTCGCGGTCGTGGCGCACGATCGGCGTACCGCGCAGTCGTTTCAGTAGCCCGACTTGAATCTCCTGCGGGCCGAGCGCAACCAGCCGGTCAAATCCCGCGGTAAAACTATTTACATCCTCGCCGGGCAGGCCGACGATCAGGTCCGCATGGACGTGTACGCCGGTCTCGTCCCGAAGCCAGCGTAAATTCTCTTCGACTTTCGCGTTGTCCTGACGTCGACTGATGAGCTTGGCGACTTGTTCATTGAATGTCTGGATGCCAACCTCGAACTGCAGCGCTCCGGGCCGAAACTTTCGGATGGGCTCGCGCAACGCCTCCGGCAATCGGTCGGGAATCATCTCGAAGTGCACGAACAATCCCGGCTGATAGCGTTCGAGAAAGAACTCCAGGATGGCCGAACTGATCTTCAGGTTGAGGTTGAAGGTGCGATCCACGAATTTGAACTGTCGCACACCGCGGTCGAGCAGGCGCTGCATCGCCGCCAAAAAACTGTCGAGCGCCGCATTGCGCACCGGGATGTCGAGCGACGACAGGCAAAACTCGCACTCAAACGGGCAGCCACGCGACGCTTCCACATAAATGACGCGGTGAGCGATGTCGGTGTCCGTGTACAATTCATACGGCAACGCCAGCCGATCGAAATCGGGCAGGGGAGCGGGACGGATTTTCGACTGCGGTGCGTTCCCGGCCAGTGTTTGCCCGCACAGTTCGGCGAACGCCAGATCGGCCTCACCGGTGATGACGTGATCGGCCAGCCGGACGATTTCCTGCCGGTCGCATTCGTAGCTGACCTCAGGCCCGCCGAGAATGATTATTAACTCCGGCCGCAACCGCTTCAGATCCGCCACCACCTGCAGCGACTGGGTTGCGTTCCAGATGTACACACCGACGCCGACGATCTTCGGCTTATTCTGGAGAATCGCCTCAACGACGTCGATGGGTCGCTGATTGATGTCGAACTCAAGAATCTGCGCCTGCGCTTGCAGTTCGCCCAGGTTCGCCATCAAATACCGCAACCCGAACGAGCAATGCGCGTACTTCGCGTTCAGCGTGGTGAGAATGATGTCCGGCATGCTGGCGGCGAATTATGTACACACCAAGCCCTCGGAGCAACGCCCGAATCATTCTCTCACGGCAGAGAAACCCGCGCGAGCCCTTGCGCTATTTCTTCTCGAGGGGCGTGAATTTGAATTTCTGTCCGCCCACGCTGGCCTCAAACATCAACCCGCCCTTGGCGACGGTGAACACCACCACGCCCTGCTTGTACTTCGCATCGGCGGACGCGCTCTCGGCGGCGGCCACAGCGCTGACCCCGGCGCTCATAGCCCATTCGCTGCCCTTGAAGCTGTCCAGCGAGGGCTTGTCTTCAAAGAAGATCACCTCGGCGAATTTCTGGCCGCCCAATTGCGCGCCGATGGTAATTTGCGTCATCCGCGCGGTCCCGACCAGCGTTCCTTTCTCGAAAACCTGGCCGTTGCCGGCGGCGCCCCCGATGCCGACCGCACCCTTGCCGATGCCTGGAAATACCACGTAGCCATACGCCGTATCGAAGAGCTTCCCGATCGTCGAGTCGGTTTTCTTGAAGAGTTGGATGGCATCCTTGACTTCAGTATCCAGCGTGGGTTGTTGTTGATCATCTGCCGACGCCGCCATGGCGCCCGCGAGTACAACCACTGCAATCAGACCAGTCAATCGTAACTTTCTCATGGTTCCCCCTCCATTGTGTTGGCCGCCGTTGATGGCGACCAATGATTGGGAGTGTAGCATAAAGGGCCGTCGGAAATCAAAGATTCCGATTGACCTTCTGGTTGCCGAGTTGCGCATGAAGGACGAATGGACACGAAACATTGTCGGTAGTGCTGCACGAGAATTGACGGATATGAGCTTGCGCATTTCGCTGCATACGTCTAATACTTCTGGCACACTGATTACACATGCACATCCGGAATTCACGAATCGGAGGATAGGCTCATGAAAGTCAAGAATTTGAAATGTATTGCGGTCGCTTCACTGATGGCGATCGCCACGGCGTTCAACGCCAGCGCCTGGGACGGCATGGGGCATATGCTCGTCGCCCAGGTCGCCTACGACCGTCTCAATGACAAGGCCCGCGCCCGCGTGGACGAATTGGCCGCCAAGCTTCACAAAGGGGACGCGCCGTACAACGCCGTCAACATTGCCTGCTGGGCGGACGACATCAAAGGGCCGGCGGGCGACCCGCAGTTCCGCGGCCTGTACAAGCCATGGCACTACATCGACATCGGCTGTTCGACAAATGATCCCGATGTGCTCTCGCATCCTCCCGCCTTGACCCCGACCAACGGTGACGTCCTCGTGGCGCTAACGCATTGCGTCGATCTCATCCGCAACAAGCAGGCCGATGTGCTGGTGACGAACGAGTCCGTCGCACTCGCGATGGTCATCCACTTCGTGGGCGACATTCACCAGCCACTGCACACGACCGCGCGCTACAATCCGGACGCGAAACCCGGCGATAGATTCAAGGATGATGCCGGCGGCAACGGCGTAACGGTGGCCAACCTCGGCGACGAGGCTTATGGGAAGAATCTGCACTCGTTCTGGGACGAAGCCTATCGGCGTTACTACGAGAACGGCGAGGTCAAGACCCAGGATCCGCTGGACCATGCGCTGGCCCCGGACAGTCCGCCAATGAAGGAATGGCTCAAGAAGCTCCCCCTCGACATGCCCGAGAAGCCGGATACGAGCTATGACGTGAAGAAGTGGATCATGGAATCGCACGAAATCGCCTGCACACAGGTCTATGGCACGCTTGGCGAACCGTACGGCGCCAAGAATATCAACTTGAAGGAAGAATACGTCAAGCAAGCCACGAAGACCGCCCGCCAACGGATCGTTGTCGCGGGCTACCGTCTGGCTGCCCTGCTCAACGATCTCTACGGGAAATAGGCCGAACGAGAACGTCTAGGGATGCGTGGGGATCAGAGTCACCGTGAAGATGTACGGTGACGCGGCGCTGTCCGCACTGGTGTTGGTATTGGGCACCGTGCTTTGGATTCCCCCGACGATGTAGCCGACCACGATGGGGTCGCTTCCCAGCGTATCGTATCGCAATACGCCGTTACTGTATGTGGGCAACCCATCCGCGGGAATCAGTGTGGCCTCGGCCCCAAAGAGAAGCGGGTTGCCCGGATTGGACCCGGTGGACGGAATTACGGGATACTCGGAGTTTATCAAGCACTGCGAGAACACCCCGTCTCGATCGCCTTTGATGGCCGTTACCTGGTTGATGAATGGCAATTCGGGGTCCGTCTGAAATGCGCTGCCAACGAAAAAGCCGAAGCTGATACCGCCCATCAACACCGTGTACGAGTTGTGCTCTTTGCGCGAATAGAGTTCCAGTGTGGGACAGGTCCAATTGTTCATTCCTTGCTTGAACGTGTCGGCAGCCGATGGATTGGCCATCGTTGCAGTACCATTCCGCTTGATTTCAACCGGAACCGTCCAAATCCCAAAGCTCTCGGTAAACGCGCCGGAAAAGGCCACAAAACCCTTGCGACCACGTTCAATGATCGGGACGACATTGAGGTTTGCGCGGCGATAGTTCGAATCCGGGGGTCGGGGCACTGGCTTCTGGGCGACAAAGGAAAGGCTCGTCCCATTGTCGAGGATGCGGAAACGGCGGACCTGCATGGTGTAGGTGCCGTCGGAGGTGATGTTGGCCCCTTCGAAGTCCTGCCCAAACACGAGAAGCGCATGGTGCGGGCGGGCCTCGATCATGACCCCGCCGGTGACCTGAAAGATCGGGTCGAAGATTTGCCGGATATGTTGCGCGGCCGTTTCGTTGGTGGAAGGACCCGTTACCCAGTGCATCAGCCCGGGAACGTCAATGGCTGTCAGGGCCGCCTTGGTGGTGAAGTTGCTCGTGGAACTTTCAATGCCAAAACCGCCCGACATATAAAGGGTGTTTCCCGACTGGTACGACTGTGCGGCGGTCACGGACAAGAGATCGATTTGCGCCTGCGTCAGCCCGGAACCAGAGTTGGTGAGTGAACGAGTCGAAACCGTTTGGAGATTGGGATCGACGACAAAGATGGTCGTGTTCTGGGTGTTTGCCGGAAAGTTGCTCGAATTATTACTGAAATCGTGCAAGCCATTGATTCGTCCCGCCAGCAGGAGCCACTTACCGCCGTGCGTTCCCAGGACATAGGATTGCAAGGCGCTTGGCAAAGAGAAACCGGCCTGATCGATCTGGATGCGAAACGGCACGGCATTGCTGGAAAGGATTGGACTGACGGAAGCGGTTTGATTCTGGGCAATGACCAACGAGGTCCATCCCCATGCAATTCCTAAAACGAAATACCTGAGCCGCCCCGATAATCTCTTCATAAGTCCTCCTTGATTAAGCGCTCGTGACATTAAATTGACAGTTGGCAGCGTGTCAACGTGGTTTCCACGCTTCTCAAGATGGAATGACGAAGACGCGCCCCGTTTGTCCGAGGCGCGTCTTTGTTCCTGAAAATGGGCTGATCGGCGAAGCGCAACCCGGCTGCGTCACACTGTCTTCAACCGCTGACCGTGCCCGGTGATCTCCTCCAGCGCCTTGACAAGGACGATGACCGCTGGAGCAAGGGCGCACAGGATGTACATGATTCCGCCATCGAGCGCCGAGAGCACTGCCAGCGACACATTACAGAAGACAGCTTCACCCGCGAACGATAGCGGTAGGATTCCCAGCACGCTCAGCACCAGGTCGATCATCACCGCCACAATCCACGCGGCGAACATCGCCACGAACCAGGACGCCGCGATTCCTCCACTGCCCGCCGCTGCGAAAGCCGGAGCGGTCCAGGGCGATAACGTCACGAACAGGTGCGCGCAAGCCAGCACCATCACGAACAGCAAATAACCGAGCCGTACAATTCTCATGGCTTACCTCCACCAAAACGTAATCCAAATTGTCAATATGGCAAGGGCGTTGGTAGTGTCCTAATTTGGTGTT
This window of the Verrucomicrobiia bacterium genome carries:
- a CDS encoding general secretion pathway protein GspB codes for the protein MSLINEALKRTRDAASTAAALSPVPASYRIESKVESSGAKGNFLVTILVSGVILVTVIVLGSRIAEHVQNVQDGFASNSDAPVVERKPTLRAIKPATEPAPMPEVSPRAEMTPPSALATTTDTKTAEDQIVNKLMERIKAEQVVASKSGPADLPKLVLQGITYAKDGSEAMINNQTVREGDDIEGARVVTIENRRVKLDLNGREITLRLP
- a CDS encoding S1/P1 nuclease, whose product is MKVKNLKCIAVASLMAIATAFNASAWDGMGHMLVAQVAYDRLNDKARARVDELAAKLHKGDAPYNAVNIACWADDIKGPAGDPQFRGLYKPWHYIDIGCSTNDPDVLSHPPALTPTNGDVLVALTHCVDLIRNKQADVLVTNESVALAMVIHFVGDIHQPLHTTARYNPDAKPGDRFKDDAGGNGVTVANLGDEAYGKNLHSFWDEAYRRYYENGEVKTQDPLDHALAPDSPPMKEWLKKLPLDMPEKPDTSYDVKKWIMESHEIACTQVYGTLGEPYGAKNINLKEEYVKQATKTARQRIVVAGYRLAALLNDLYGK
- a CDS encoding AAA family ATPase, yielding MYLEYYNLREAPFNITPDPRFLFFSAKHQEAFNHLLFGIRERKGFIELTGEVGAGKTTICRKLLEELGPTYKTALILNPCLSSHQLIKTVAMEFGLKARGIDRVAYLQAINDFVLVEVNQGHDVVLIIDEAQNLTDELLEQVRLLSNLETDRQKLMQIVLMGQPELREKLQQPKLRQLRQRITVRYHLRPLDATETASYINHRLTLAGANGTPRFDEGAARLVFKYSEGIPRLINAVCDKTLLAGFVMQTGLMTRKLVDLAIDELQGVAA
- a CDS encoding NAD-dependent malic enzyme, which translates into the protein MFAKLLHVIARLQGDPGAVDVVRADRKFKVRDLTVNARDDEHAQAIIEAVKRIKGITVINVSDRVFLMHLGGKIRIQNKIPLTTRDALSMAYTPGVARVCLAIAEDKRKASTLTIKHNSVAVVSDGSAVLGLGNIGPEGAMPVMEGKAMLFKEFGDIDAYPICLQTQDTEEIISAVKWISTGFGGINLEDISAPRCFEIEDRLKEELDIPVFHDDQHGTAVVVLAAALNALKVIKKKMSEIKILIVGAGAAGVAVTKMLQAAGARHIICCDRKGIICRKRLPDLDFSKTWLAEHTNARNVSGSVEDAARGAHMFIGVSGPGVFTVKALKKMAKDAIVFALANPTPEIMPEDAEPYARIIATGRSDYSNQINNVLAFPGIFRGALDARATAITEPMKLAAAKAIAGCITSDELSEEYIIPSVFNKQVVRRVARAVEQAAYASNVGKRPRA
- a CDS encoding radical SAM protein — encoded protein: MPDIILTTLNAKYAHCSFGLRYLMANLGELQAQAQILEFDINQRPIDVVEAILQNKPKIVGVGVYIWNATQSLQVVADLKRLRPELIIILGGPEVSYECDRQEIVRLADHVITGEADLAFAELCGQTLAGNAPQSKIRPAPLPDFDRLALPYELYTDTDIAHRVIYVEASRGCPFECEFCLSSLDIPVRNAALDSFLAAMQRLLDRGVRQFKFVDRTFNLNLKISSAILEFFLERYQPGLFVHFEMIPDRLPEALREPIRKFRPGALQFEVGIQTFNEQVAKLISRRQDNAKVEENLRWLRDETGVHVHADLIVGLPGEDVNSFTAGFDRLVALGPQEIQVGLLKRLRGTPIVRHDREWGMVYSPEPPYEILQTKLIDFFTMQRLRRFARYWDLIGNSGNFVETTPLLWREGSPFQGFIRFSDWLYAQTRQTHSIALQRLRDLVARYLIEKIDLPQEDIQSTLQRDSDRTRGVAVPHAPPRQARHLAKSQQPD